A region from the Gemmatimonadales bacterium genome encodes:
- a CDS encoding ribonuclease D, which yields MTAPKGPTPHRYVSTAAELEALVQRVGKEPLVAVDTEAASFHRFVDRIYLIQLSSRRETAIIDPLTVTDVSTLGALLADPKVEVVFHDADYDLRILDRDYGVRARRLFDTRIASQLLGEPAIGLAALLEKHVGVTLDKKYQRADWSRRPLPPEMLDYAATDTRYLPALRDTLRAALEANGRLAWAEEEFVRLEKLRWSPPQTNGDSYLRVKGARLLSRRGLALLRELVHWRDEVAAELDRASFRVVSNEALLDLAGAGPRTPEALKDWKGISPRIVEQRSDALLGAIERGLAVPEKELPRFPHGERRASDPKFEGRVERLKTVRNAAAERLALDPGVLCPKGTLEAVARAMPKAAGALRTIPEMRKWQVEVLGEDFLKALAS from the coding sequence GTGACCGCGCCGAAAGGGCCCACGCCGCACCGGTATGTCAGCACCGCCGCCGAGCTTGAGGCGTTGGTGCAGCGGGTGGGGAAGGAACCACTGGTCGCGGTCGATACGGAGGCCGCAAGCTTCCACCGTTTCGTCGACCGGATCTACCTGATCCAGCTCTCCAGCCGTCGCGAGACGGCGATCATCGACCCGCTCACGGTGACCGACGTCAGCACCCTCGGCGCGCTGCTCGCCGACCCCAAGGTCGAGGTCGTGTTCCACGACGCCGATTACGACCTCCGCATCCTTGACCGGGACTACGGCGTTCGGGCCCGGCGTCTCTTCGACACGAGAATCGCTTCGCAGCTCCTCGGCGAGCCGGCCATCGGCCTGGCGGCGCTGCTCGAGAAGCATGTGGGCGTGACGCTCGACAAGAAGTACCAGCGCGCTGACTGGTCGCGCCGGCCGCTCCCGCCCGAGATGCTCGACTATGCCGCGACCGACACCCGATATCTCCCAGCGCTAAGGGACACGCTCCGCGCCGCACTCGAGGCCAACGGGCGTCTGGCGTGGGCGGAAGAGGAGTTCGTGCGACTGGAGAAGCTGCGTTGGTCACCGCCGCAGACCAACGGTGATTCGTACCTGCGGGTCAAGGGCGCACGGCTATTGTCGCGGCGCGGCCTGGCGCTCTTGCGCGAGCTGGTCCACTGGCGGGACGAGGTCGCGGCAGAGCTGGACCGGGCGAGCTTCCGCGTGGTCTCCAACGAAGCTCTCCTCGATCTGGCGGGCGCGGGACCGCGGACGCCTGAGGCGCTCAAGGACTGGAAAGGCATCTCCCCGCGGATCGTGGAGCAGCGTAGCGATGCGCTCCTTGGAGCTATCGAGCGTGGCCTCGCGGTGCCGGAAAAGGAGTTGCCGCGCTTTCCGCACGGCGAGCGCCGTGCCTCCGACCCGAAGTTCGAAGGGCGCGTCGAGCGGCTCAAGACAGTACGCAACGCGGCGGCCGAGCGACTCGCGCTCGACCCTGGAGTGCTTTGTCCCAAGGGGACGCTGGAAGCGGTGGCGCGGGCGATGCCGAAGGCGGCGGGTGCGCTGCGGACGATCCCCGAGATGCGGAAGTGGCAGGTGGAAGTGCTGGGCGAGGATTTCCTCAAGGCCCTGGCGAGCTAA
- a CDS encoding alpha/beta fold hydrolase, producing MSRLPPVTITVYPYDCDSYGHLNEAAYLQVFERARWEAIAKTAGKDLFRRHGVWPAVRRATVDYHLPAFPGDVLEIEVQMEKLGRTSMELRQRAKRSSDGALVAEAHLVFVMIDGSGNPTPVPEEIGGLFGTRVSTRVGEVVRYDVGEVTLAADVRGDGPALLLIHGYPLDRSIWAHQVATLAGWRRIAPDLRGLGLSDAPAEGYSMAAYADDLARLLDRLRIDKAVIAGLSLGGYIAFEMLRRHRIRVAGLILADTRAEADDEDAKRARDEAAALAVSKGATAIAELMIPRLLGRSTQQTQPQVVDRLREIIGRASVPGIVGALRAMRDRPDSTALLPTIDVPTLVVVGQEDELTPPALAKAMTAAIPSAAMTIIPSAGHVTCLEAPTAVSRVFAEFLEAVR from the coding sequence GTGAGCCGACTCCCTCCCGTCACCATCACCGTCTACCCGTACGACTGCGATTCGTATGGCCACCTCAACGAAGCTGCGTACCTCCAGGTCTTCGAGCGCGCGCGCTGGGAGGCCATCGCCAAGACGGCGGGGAAGGATCTTTTCCGGCGCCATGGCGTGTGGCCCGCCGTTCGGCGCGCGACGGTGGATTATCACCTGCCCGCGTTTCCGGGCGACGTGCTCGAGATCGAAGTGCAGATGGAGAAGCTGGGGCGAACGTCGATGGAGCTGCGCCAGCGCGCCAAGCGTTCGTCCGACGGCGCGCTCGTGGCCGAGGCCCATCTGGTCTTCGTGATGATAGACGGCTCAGGGAACCCCACCCCGGTGCCGGAGGAGATCGGGGGCCTGTTCGGGACGCGGGTTTCGACCCGCGTCGGCGAGGTGGTGCGTTACGACGTAGGCGAGGTCACGCTGGCCGCGGACGTCCGAGGCGACGGGCCGGCGCTGCTCCTCATCCACGGCTACCCGCTCGACCGCTCCATCTGGGCGCACCAGGTAGCCACCCTCGCCGGGTGGCGGCGCATCGCGCCGGACCTCCGCGGTCTAGGTCTATCCGACGCGCCGGCCGAAGGGTACTCGATGGCGGCCTATGCCGATGACTTGGCGCGGCTGCTCGATCGTCTGCGGATAGACAAGGCTGTGATCGCCGGGCTTTCGCTGGGGGGGTACATCGCTTTCGAGATGTTGCGGCGTCACCGGATCCGGGTGGCGGGGCTGATCCTCGCCGACACGCGGGCGGAGGCTGACGACGAGGACGCGAAGCGCGCTCGCGACGAGGCGGCTGCGCTGGCGGTGTCGAAGGGGGCGACGGCCATCGCGGAGCTGATGATCCCGCGCCTGCTCGGCCGCTCGACGCAGCAGACCCAGCCGCAGGTCGTGGACAGGCTGAGGGAGATCATCGGCCGGGCGTCGGTGCCGGGTATCGTCGGGGCGCTGCGCGCCATGCGCGACCGGCCTGACTCCACGGCGTTGCTTCCGACGATCGATGTGCCGACGCTGGTCGTGGTGGGGCAGGAAGACGAGCTGACGCCGCCGGCTTTGGCGAAGGCGATGACCGCGGCGATCCCGTCAGCCGCGATGACGATCATTCCGAGCGCCGGCCACGTGACGTGCCTGGAGGCGCCCACAGCGGTGAGCCGGGTGTTCGCAGAGTTCCTGGAAGCGGTGAGGTAG
- a CDS encoding ferredoxin family protein, with protein MPYVIAQPCVDVKDRSCVDVCPVDCIYEGETMLYIHPDECIDCGACEPECPVTAIFPEEDVPPQWKEYIAMNKDVFASDNPPGKPLKKA; from the coding sequence ATGCCGTACGTGATTGCTCAACCCTGCGTCGACGTCAAAGACCGTTCGTGCGTGGACGTCTGCCCCGTAGATTGCATCTACGAAGGGGAGACGATGCTCTACATCCACCCCGACGAGTGCATCGACTGCGGCGCCTGCGAGCCGGAGTGCCCCGTCACGGCGATCTTCCCCGAAGAGGACGTCCCGCCGCAGTGGAAAGAGTACATCGCGATGAACAAGGACGTCTTCGCGAGCGACAATCCGCCGGGGAAGCCGCTGAAGAAAGCGTAG